The following proteins come from a genomic window of Candidatus Francisella endociliophora:
- the iglJ gene encoding type VI secretion system baseplate protein IglJ — protein sequence MYLNESDIINLRKIVNKLSINNLLYILINHDVDVEDIKLNPIFDAKTTVDATILNIYVAANKVHIDINVFKVRPFSKLENIYKRYETLNLKNALLAVEKGVKELLYRYVFGSNTYMKLTKQNIYIRAFESSLTIHNVISGLYRILAEDYLTIISHDKQIAAIPCEPSFVGDAQINEIHLGNFLRSYVHCITIKVIFLSLSSEKKNIEVVKNKVQKFVKEINNVNVKINIISSNIAQTSKEALSYIGDYHLDSHL from the coding sequence ATGTATTTAAACGAGTCAGATATTATAAATTTGCGTAAAATTGTTAATAAACTATCTATTAACAACTTACTATATATTTTGATAAATCACGATGTGGATGTTGAGGATATTAAGTTGAATCCTATCTTTGATGCTAAAACAACAGTAGATGCAACAATTCTGAATATTTATGTTGCTGCAAATAAAGTACATATTGATATTAATGTTTTTAAGGTAAGACCATTTTCTAAGCTTGAAAATATATATAAAAGATATGAAACCCTTAACCTGAAAAATGCTTTATTAGCAGTAGAAAAAGGAGTTAAGGAGCTTTTATATAGGTATGTTTTTGGTAGTAATACATATATGAAACTAACCAAACAAAATATTTATATTAGAGCATTTGAAAGTAGTTTAACTATCCATAATGTTATCAGTGGGTTATATAGAATACTTGCTGAAGATTATCTTACTATTATAAGTCATGATAAACAGATAGCCGCAATACCATGTGAACCAAGTTTTGTTGGAGATGCTCAGATAAATGAGATACATTTGGGTAACTTTCTTAGATCTTATGTCCATTGTATTACTATCAAGGTTATATTTTTATCACTTTCTAGTGAGAAAAAAAATATTGAGGTTGTAAAAAATAAAGTACAAAAATTTGTCAAAGAAATAAACAATGTAAATGTAAAAATAAACATTATTTCTTCAAATATAGCACAAACATCTAAGGAGGCGCTTTCTTATATTGGTGATTATCATTTAGATAGTCATTTGTAA
- the pnuC gene encoding nicotinamide riboside transporter PnuC translates to MTILKNTLTGWSKKEITWLVSCIVLTIVIAFLSDSSAFILIFSVISITNLILAAKGKVFNYILGLIAAVMYAFISYQNQVYGQLLLAVLFLCPIQFYGWYNWTRPQNTTKEKQIKIKTLTRSQFLNIVILISVVSTIYGYFVLHLYFGQNVGLVADSIVETTSIVAFILTVLLYKEFWILWLTVDILTISIWVDGILDSAITIAIIPVIITKVVALINAIYGYMSWRKLYEKQS, encoded by the coding sequence ATGACTATATTAAAAAATACCCTTACTGGTTGGAGTAAAAAAGAGATTACTTGGTTAGTTAGTTGTATTGTATTGACTATAGTTATAGCTTTTTTGAGTGATAGTAGTGCTTTTATTCTTATATTTTCAGTTATTAGTATTACAAACCTAATATTGGCAGCTAAAGGCAAAGTTTTTAACTATATATTGGGGCTAATCGCCGCTGTTATGTATGCTTTTATTTCATATCAAAACCAAGTATATGGACAATTACTTTTAGCAGTTTTATTTTTATGCCCTATACAGTTTTATGGCTGGTATAACTGGACTAGACCTCAAAATACAACTAAAGAAAAACAAATTAAGATCAAAACTTTAACAAGATCACAATTTCTGAATATTGTGATTTTAATATCTGTGGTATCAACGATTTATGGTTATTTCGTTTTACATCTGTACTTTGGGCAAAATGTTGGATTAGTCGCAGATTCAATAGTTGAAACTACTTCAATTGTGGCTTTTATACTTACCGTACTATTGTATAAAGAATTTTGGATACTTTGGTTAACTGTAGATATTTTAACTATTTCAATTTGGGTAGATGGAATACTAGATTCCGCTATTACAATAGCAATTATTCCGGTTATCATTACTAAGGTTGTTGCTTTGATAAATGCCATATATGGTTATATGAGTTGGAGAAAGTTATATGAAAAACAGTCTTAA